A section of the Microbacterium sp. MM2322 genome encodes:
- a CDS encoding RDD family protein has protein sequence MTERPPATMRHRILAVVIDSALGGAVAAVVSGIVVALSVLSAGAVSILLLAPVLAVALTAWFFVYTALQGGRGSFGMRFMGLRLEHAADDAGLGFGRALGRNLVWAVTSSVVVGLFSPLFDASRWRRGWHDFASGAVMIDAVPVPAPRPPATVEAVPAHVEPVHAPVAAAVSAPVAAATPEGGNLPAPAWAPASVPPNRRMPRTLPVDVISTVPGVPHREGRPTSAERAAPPVIAILRWDDGTRHTVYEDTLFGRGPGQQAGRASVPVRDETLSLSKTHFEIGADDAGTWVLDRHSLNGVVIVRGGQPQRLVPGTPARIWSGDALELGDRRLTVETAR, from the coding sequence ATGACCGAGCGTCCGCCAGCGACGATGCGTCACCGCATCCTCGCGGTCGTCATCGACTCCGCGTTGGGCGGAGCCGTTGCCGCGGTGGTGTCCGGGATCGTCGTGGCGCTCTCGGTGCTCTCGGCCGGCGCCGTGTCGATACTTCTCCTTGCGCCGGTATTGGCCGTCGCCCTGACCGCATGGTTCTTCGTCTACACGGCCCTGCAAGGCGGCCGGGGGTCGTTCGGCATGCGGTTCATGGGACTGCGACTCGAGCATGCCGCGGACGATGCCGGCCTCGGTTTCGGCCGCGCGCTGGGCCGGAACCTCGTCTGGGCAGTGACCAGCAGCGTCGTGGTGGGACTGTTCTCGCCCCTGTTCGACGCGTCCCGGTGGCGCCGCGGCTGGCACGACTTCGCCTCCGGCGCCGTCATGATCGACGCCGTTCCGGTTCCGGCGCCCCGGCCCCCCGCGACCGTCGAGGCGGTCCCGGCGCACGTCGAACCGGTCCATGCCCCCGTGGCTGCTGCCGTCTCCGCGCCCGTCGCGGCGGCGACCCCGGAAGGGGGGAACCTGCCGGCGCCCGCGTGGGCCCCGGCATCCGTCCCGCCGAACCGCCGCATGCCCCGGACGCTTCCGGTCGACGTGATCTCGACGGTTCCGGGTGTGCCGCACCGCGAGGGGCGGCCCACATCGGCGGAGCGGGCCGCGCCGCCCGTGATCGCGATCCTCCGGTGGGATGACGGCACCCGCCACACCGTGTACGAGGACACCCTGTTCGGGCGCGGACCCGGGCAGCAGGCCGGACGGGCGAGTGTGCCGGTTCGCGACGAGACGCTGTCGCTGTCCAAGACGCACTTCGAGATCGGCGCGGATGACGCGGGCACGTGGGTTCTCGACCGGCACTCGCTCAACGGCGTCGTGATCGTCCGCGGCGGACAGCCGCAGCGGCTCGTCCCCGGGACACCTGCCCGTATCTGGTCGGGTGACGCGCTCGAGCTCGGCGATCGACGCCTGACCGTGGAGACTGCCCGATGA
- a CDS encoding protein phosphatase 2C domain-containing protein codes for MTAIDVQAGAATHPGLRRRVNEDSHLAEYPLFLVADGMGGHDAGAAASAAVVREFRSLVGLASVGIDGMRTALARARAVVDRIGHEGRAAGTTLTGVAVTDVGGHGYWLTINVGDSRTYRFAEGELEQISVDHSVVQELIDSGQLTGEAAGRDSRRNEITRAIGAGSGGEADFWLISAEPGDRMLICSDGLSGEVPEERISGILRDVADPQEAATRLVHEAMLHGGRDNITAIVVDAVRVAGQDDDAYDTSPARGASDADEDTRPRAAAGGDA; via the coding sequence ATGACCGCGATCGACGTCCAGGCGGGCGCGGCGACGCATCCGGGCCTGCGTCGCCGCGTCAACGAGGACTCCCACCTGGCGGAATACCCCCTCTTCCTCGTCGCCGACGGCATGGGCGGCCACGACGCCGGAGCCGCCGCGAGCGCAGCCGTCGTCCGCGAGTTCCGCTCACTGGTCGGCCTCGCGTCCGTCGGCATCGACGGGATGCGGACCGCCCTCGCGCGCGCCCGCGCCGTCGTCGATCGCATCGGCCACGAGGGTCGGGCAGCGGGCACCACCCTCACGGGCGTCGCGGTCACCGACGTCGGCGGCCACGGCTACTGGCTTACGATCAACGTCGGCGACTCGCGCACCTATCGCTTCGCCGAGGGTGAGCTCGAGCAGATCAGCGTCGACCATTCCGTGGTCCAGGAGCTGATCGATTCCGGTCAGCTGACGGGCGAAGCGGCGGGCCGTGATTCGCGCCGCAACGAGATCACCCGCGCGATCGGGGCGGGCAGCGGCGGCGAGGCCGACTTCTGGCTCATCTCGGCCGAACCGGGCGACCGGATGCTCATCTGCTCGGATGGCCTGTCGGGCGAGGTGCCGGAGGAGCGGATCAGCGGCATCCTCCGCGACGTCGCCGACCCGCAGGAAGCGGCGACCCGCCTCGTCCACGAAGCGATGCTGCACGGCGGACGCGACAACATCACGGCCATCGTGGTCGATGCCGTCCGCGTGGCGGGGCAGGATGATGATGCGTACGACACCTCGCCCGCACGGGGCGCGTCGGACGCCGACGAAGACACACGGCCGCGGGCAGCGGCAGGAGGAGACGCCTGA
- a CDS encoding FHA domain-containing protein, whose protein sequence is MRAMRYRPDGNAEAWRAAVSGSALAVLPPAVTPHAVEGVWRRLESGGIGAVLESLTGAFGTSLAAIPPFGLAVAEGDGVRVAVRGPVTLLVETAGGIEAVSGAGVATWTERFLAGVVRVSVDLGTGTDADLLPIESGVVPASEVVFDVVERDVPAVVPVPAPAAAEPEPADAEPEPEPAEAEPEPEHAEPEPAEIVDDGDDEPAPSDTESSEATPAPDASEELGETIATPRTLSKQSEPAAETQAPGLVTGVPPMHTLGGTPLSAPVESEPADPAETVSAVEEDPALGSTVVSPRTAAQGTAPVPALPPFVPSHPVPPVPPLPDAPPAALGDHDGATVSVAEARAMRASSDFDSIDDVPPRSPSRGRIRLADGRVVELERTVIVGRRPRSTRPAENELPTLVAVDGPQHDISRNHVEIRAEGEHVLAVDLASTNGTVLLRGGHDPVRLHPNEPTMVIDADVLDLGDGVTLTFEDLP, encoded by the coding sequence ATGCGCGCAATGCGATATCGGCCCGATGGCAATGCAGAGGCGTGGCGCGCCGCCGTGAGCGGGTCAGCGCTGGCTGTGCTGCCGCCGGCTGTGACGCCGCACGCGGTCGAGGGCGTGTGGCGCCGACTCGAGAGCGGCGGAATCGGGGCTGTCCTCGAGTCGCTCACCGGCGCGTTCGGCACGTCGCTCGCCGCGATCCCGCCTTTCGGGCTCGCCGTCGCGGAGGGTGACGGGGTGCGGGTGGCCGTCCGGGGACCCGTCACGCTCCTGGTCGAGACGGCGGGGGGCATCGAGGCGGTCAGTGGTGCCGGCGTCGCCACATGGACGGAGCGGTTCCTCGCGGGCGTCGTCCGCGTGAGCGTCGACCTCGGGACGGGGACGGATGCCGACCTGCTGCCGATCGAATCGGGTGTGGTCCCTGCATCAGAGGTCGTCTTCGACGTCGTCGAGCGGGACGTGCCCGCCGTGGTGCCCGTCCCCGCACCCGCGGCGGCGGAACCGGAGCCGGCGGACGCGGAACCGGAACCGGAGCCCGCGGAGGCAGAACCGGAACCGGAGCACGCGGAACCGGAACCGGCCGAGATCGTCGACGACGGGGATGACGAGCCCGCACCCTCCGACACGGAATCGTCCGAGGCGACTCCCGCTCCGGACGCATCCGAAGAGCTCGGTGAGACCATCGCCACGCCCCGCACCCTCTCGAAGCAGTCCGAACCGGCCGCCGAGACGCAGGCGCCGGGCCTCGTCACGGGTGTCCCGCCGATGCACACCCTCGGCGGGACGCCGCTGTCGGCCCCCGTCGAGAGCGAGCCGGCCGATCCCGCCGAGACCGTGTCCGCCGTCGAGGAGGACCCCGCCCTGGGTTCCACGGTCGTCAGCCCGCGGACGGCCGCGCAGGGAACGGCGCCCGTCCCGGCCCTCCCCCCGTTCGTTCCGTCGCACCCGGTCCCTCCCGTCCCCCCGCTGCCGGACGCCCCGCCCGCGGCGCTCGGTGACCACGACGGCGCCACCGTGTCGGTCGCGGAGGCTCGCGCGATGCGCGCATCATCCGATTTCGACTCCATCGACGACGTCCCGCCGCGGAGCCCGTCACGGGGCCGCATCCGCCTTGCCGATGGTCGCGTCGTCGAGCTCGAGCGCACAGTCATCGTCGGCCGTCGCCCCCGCTCGACCCGGCCGGCCGAGAACGAGTTGCCGACCCTCGTCGCCGTCGACGGTCCGCAGCACGACATCTCGCGCAACCACGTCGAGATCCGCGCGGAGGGCGAGCACGTCCTGGCCGTCGACCTCGCGAGCACCAACGGGACCGTCCTGCTCCGGGGCGGGCACGACCCGGTCCGCCTCCACCCGAACGAGCCGACCATGGTCATCGATGCCGACGTGCTCGACCTCGGCGACGGCGTCACCCTGACCTTCGAGGACCTGCCGTGA
- a CDS encoding serine/threonine-protein kinase translates to MSSKRAPAAPPQLPGFSYLEVLGSGGFADVYLYEQALPRRRVAVKVLLADKMTSGAVEQFQAEANVMAMLSTHPAIVTIYQAGVAEDGRSYLVMEYCSKPNLQVRARSAPISVAEALRVGIQVAAAVETAHRAGILHRDIKPANILVTEYNRPALTDFGIATTADGVDPSAGMSIPWSPPESFADTAEFTVRSDVWALGATVYNLLAGRSPFEVPGGRNGGADLIRRIESEPLARLERADVPASLFQVLERAMAKRPGDRYESAVAFARALQKVQIELAHSVTPIDILDDAPPIEDQEEDGELTRVRGIVSIDPHTAPAAGPTWERTALAAGLGAGVDATGRRDTSGWAPGAAAPGLDATVLRPPTAIPASAPVAPAADEGTIVRGPQRIAAGGATSETSPALPLAPAAGQGGHTTPPAASRKKVWVGVVAAAVVAVVVVGAVVVASLLTPPADEAVPTKTPSASAVPQDPVSEFIAAPTEGQGRIKDGRASFRWINPDPKEGDTYLWQPVRLDGGEATASNARETSVSVRLRGETQFCIDVSVRRENGATSDPLRICAAS, encoded by the coding sequence GTGAGCTCGAAGCGCGCTCCTGCCGCGCCACCCCAGCTGCCCGGTTTCTCGTACCTCGAGGTGCTGGGCTCCGGCGGCTTCGCCGATGTGTACCTGTACGAGCAGGCGCTCCCTCGCCGTCGGGTCGCGGTCAAGGTGCTGCTCGCCGACAAGATGACGAGCGGCGCGGTCGAGCAGTTCCAGGCCGAAGCGAACGTCATGGCGATGCTGTCGACGCATCCCGCCATCGTCACGATCTACCAGGCCGGTGTCGCCGAGGACGGCCGGTCCTACCTCGTCATGGAGTACTGCTCCAAGCCGAATCTGCAGGTGCGCGCCCGGTCGGCGCCCATCTCGGTCGCCGAGGCGCTGCGCGTCGGCATCCAGGTCGCTGCGGCCGTCGAGACGGCGCACCGCGCCGGCATCCTCCACCGCGACATCAAACCCGCCAACATCCTCGTCACCGAATACAACCGGCCCGCGCTCACCGACTTCGGGATCGCGACGACCGCGGACGGCGTCGATCCGTCCGCGGGGATGTCGATCCCGTGGTCGCCGCCGGAGTCCTTCGCCGACACCGCCGAGTTCACGGTCCGTTCGGACGTCTGGGCGCTGGGCGCCACGGTCTACAACCTGCTCGCCGGCCGGTCGCCGTTCGAGGTGCCCGGCGGGCGCAACGGCGGGGCGGACCTGATCCGTCGGATCGAGTCCGAGCCGCTCGCCCGCCTCGAGCGCGCCGACGTCCCCGCCTCGCTCTTCCAGGTGCTCGAGCGGGCCATGGCGAAGCGACCGGGCGACCGGTACGAGTCCGCGGTCGCCTTCGCCCGTGCGCTGCAGAAGGTGCAGATCGAGCTCGCCCACTCGGTCACTCCGATCGACATCCTCGACGACGCGCCCCCCATCGAGGATCAGGAGGAGGACGGCGAGCTCACCCGCGTCCGCGGCATCGTGAGCATCGACCCGCACACCGCCCCCGCGGCGGGTCCCACGTGGGAGCGCACGGCGCTGGCGGCCGGCCTCGGCGCCGGAGTGGATGCCACGGGTCGCCGCGACACCTCGGGGTGGGCACCCGGCGCCGCCGCTCCGGGCCTCGACGCCACCGTTCTGCGTCCCCCGACGGCCATCCCCGCGTCGGCGCCCGTCGCGCCCGCCGCCGACGAGGGCACGATCGTCCGGGGCCCGCAGCGCATCGCCGCCGGAGGCGCGACCTCCGAGACCTCGCCGGCCCTTCCGCTCGCGCCCGCTGCGGGGCAGGGCGGCCACACGACGCCTCCGGCGGCGTCGCGCAAGAAGGTGTGGGTGGGGGTCGTCGCCGCCGCCGTCGTGGCTGTGGTCGTGGTCGGAGCGGTTGTGGTCGCGTCGCTTCTGACGCCGCCCGCCGACGAAGCGGTGCCCACGAAGACACCGTCGGCGTCTGCGGTTCCGCAGGATCCGGTGTCCGAGTTCATCGCGGCGCCCACCGAGGGGCAGGGGCGGATCAAGGACGGCCGCGCGAGCTTCCGCTGGATCAACCCCGATCCGAAGGAAGGCGACACCTACCTGTGGCAGCCGGTTCGCCTCGACGGCGGCGAGGCGACGGCCTCGAACGCGCGGGAGACCTCGGTCAGCGTGCGGCTGCGCGGCGAGACCCAGTTCTGCATCGATGTCAGTGTGCGCCGGGAGAACGGCGCGACGAGTGACCCGCTCCGCATCTGCGCGGCATCCTGA
- a CDS encoding recombinase family protein: MDARADEPAPGDYAESRTIAIPDDPIADAPGFAALQPSPEWWLALPAGSRLVGLVVSRPDMPSIVAQREALARFGVPIEGFRHPAPDIGETWEQRLTRLFGRLGAGDVLVVTDVKALGRDAHEETRTVAELRRRSVIVKVLDRS, from the coding sequence GTGGACGCACGCGCGGACGAACCGGCGCCCGGGGACTACGCCGAGTCGCGCACGATCGCGATCCCCGACGACCCGATCGCGGATGCCCCCGGCTTCGCGGCCCTGCAGCCCAGTCCGGAATGGTGGCTGGCTCTTCCCGCCGGTTCGCGGCTCGTGGGGCTCGTCGTCTCGCGACCCGACATGCCGAGCATCGTCGCCCAGCGCGAGGCGCTCGCGCGGTTCGGAGTGCCGATCGAGGGGTTCCGGCATCCGGCGCCCGATATCGGGGAGACCTGGGAGCAACGACTCACGCGACTGTTCGGACGCCTCGGTGCCGGCGACGTGCTCGTCGTCACCGACGTCAAGGCGCTCGGCCGCGACGCGCACGAAGAGACCCGCACGGTGGCGGAGCTGCGGCGCCGCTCGGTCATCGTGAAGGTGCTCGACCGGAGCTGA
- a CDS encoding neutral zinc metallopeptidase — protein MTFNPNADVRGKSATRGGGRGPMIAGGAGVGVIGIAVLLISLFTGQDLSGLLGGSPEGGSRSEGTALEGCETGRDANNDDSCRLDAGEEVINSYWQNELSGYRAPDLRLVDGQQQTPCGTASTQTGPFYCPTDETVYIDPAFWSILRSQLGAEGGDLAQLYVLAHEYGHHVQHLEGVFDDHPRDGTGEDSNSVRTELQADCYAGAWTAKAPEQKDANGQSYLVTPTQAQIDDALSAAAAVGDDHIQQQSGRVNPESWTHGSSEQRQRWFMTGYREGRTACDTFAVSGREL, from the coding sequence ATGACCTTCAACCCGAACGCGGATGTGCGGGGAAAGAGCGCGACCCGGGGCGGCGGCCGCGGCCCGATGATCGCCGGTGGGGCCGGCGTCGGCGTCATCGGCATCGCGGTGCTCCTCATCTCGCTCTTCACCGGCCAAGACCTCAGCGGCCTCTTGGGCGGCTCTCCCGAGGGGGGCTCCCGCAGCGAGGGGACCGCGCTCGAGGGCTGCGAGACCGGCCGCGATGCCAACAACGACGACTCCTGCCGGCTCGACGCCGGCGAAGAGGTCATCAATTCGTACTGGCAGAACGAGCTCTCCGGCTACCGCGCACCCGACCTCCGACTCGTCGACGGGCAGCAGCAGACCCCGTGCGGCACGGCATCCACTCAGACGGGTCCGTTCTACTGCCCGACCGACGAGACCGTCTACATCGACCCCGCGTTCTGGTCCATCCTGCGGAGCCAGCTCGGCGCCGAGGGCGGCGATCTCGCGCAGCTGTACGTGCTCGCCCATGAGTACGGGCACCACGTGCAGCACCTGGAGGGCGTCTTCGACGATCACCCGCGCGACGGCACCGGCGAGGACAGCAACTCCGTCCGCACCGAGCTGCAGGCCGACTGCTACGCGGGCGCGTGGACGGCGAAGGCGCCCGAGCAGAAGGACGCGAACGGTCAGTCCTATCTGGTGACGCCGACTCAGGCGCAGATCGACGACGCTCTCTCGGCCGCTGCCGCAGTCGGCGACGACCACATCCAGCAGCAGTCGGGACGGGTGAATCCGGAGAGCTGGACGCACGGCTCGAGCGAGCAGCGGCAGAGATGGTTCATGACCGGATACCGTGAAGGTCGCACCGCGTGCGACACGTTCGCAGTCTCCGGAAGGGAACTATGA
- the pip gene encoding prolyl aminopeptidase: MKTQARLDGILYPKIKPHRTGELLVGDGQRVFWEESGNPDGKPVVFLHGGPGAGTSPWHRRFFDPERYRIILMDQRGCGRSTPHVSEPDADLRHNTTWHLVADLELLRKNLGIETWQVFGGSWGSALALAYAETHPESVSELLLRGVFTLRRHELEWFYEGGAAAVFPDLWEKFLEPVPVSERSHMIDAYHRLLFDPDPAVHVPAAVAWTTWEASTLTLHPDPKLVASMLGDARATAFARIENHFFVNKGWFEGDQLINGVDAIRGIPTVIVQGRYDMCTPMMTAWDLHRALPEAEFVVVDDAGHSASEPGIAAALRAATDRFAAS; encoded by the coding sequence ATGAAGACCCAGGCCCGACTCGACGGCATCCTCTACCCGAAGATCAAGCCGCACCGCACGGGCGAGCTCCTCGTCGGCGACGGCCAGCGCGTCTTCTGGGAGGAGTCGGGCAATCCCGACGGCAAGCCGGTCGTGTTCCTGCACGGCGGTCCGGGCGCGGGCACCTCGCCCTGGCATCGCCGGTTCTTCGATCCCGAGCGCTATCGCATCATCCTCATGGACCAGCGCGGATGCGGGCGCAGCACGCCCCACGTGAGCGAACCCGACGCCGACCTCCGTCACAACACGACGTGGCATCTCGTCGCCGACCTCGAGCTGCTGCGCAAGAACCTCGGCATCGAGACCTGGCAGGTGTTCGGGGGATCGTGGGGGAGCGCGCTCGCACTCGCCTACGCCGAGACCCACCCCGAGTCGGTGTCCGAACTCCTCCTGCGGGGGGTCTTCACGCTCCGCCGGCACGAGCTCGAGTGGTTCTACGAGGGCGGCGCGGCCGCCGTCTTCCCCGACCTGTGGGAGAAGTTCCTCGAGCCGGTCCCCGTGTCGGAGCGGTCCCACATGATCGACGCCTACCACCGCCTGCTGTTCGATCCGGACCCCGCCGTGCACGTGCCGGCCGCGGTCGCGTGGACGACGTGGGAGGCATCCACTCTCACTCTCCACCCCGACCCCAAGCTGGTCGCGTCGATGCTGGGGGATGCCCGGGCCACCGCGTTCGCGCGCATCGAGAATCACTTCTTCGTGAACAAGGGGTGGTTCGAGGGCGACCAGCTGATCAACGGGGTCGACGCGATCCGCGGCATCCCGACCGTCATCGTGCAGGGCCGCTACGACATGTGCACGCCGATGATGACGGCCTGGGACCTGCATCGGGCCCTCCCCGAGGCGGAGTTCGTCGTCGTGGACGACGCCGGTCACTCGGCCAGCGAGCCGGGCATTGCGGCGGCGCTGCGGGCGGCGACCGATCGCTTCGCAGCCTCCTGA
- a CDS encoding DEAD/DEAH box helicase, producing the protein MTEPTFGTLGVPAPLVAALAADGKTTAFPIQIDTLPDTLAGRDVLGRGRTGSGKTLAFSIPMVARLGQELAGGTRRRGRILGLVLAPTRELATQIDRVLAPLAAAYGMKTATVFGGVNQNRQVEAIRAGADIVVACPGRLEDLMQQKLVSLDAVEITVIDEADHMADLGFLPGVTRILNATPQGSQRLLFSATLDNGVDKLVNRFLQNEVLHSVDEAHSPVTAMTHHVFHVPGSDEKKELVRFLASGTGRRILFLRTKHAAKKLAKQLTSQGIPSVDLHGNLSQPQRDRNLAAFSAGTARVLVATDVAARGVHVDNVELVVHVDPPMEHKAYLHRSGRTARAGAEGAVVTIVLPEQRRDVDSLLRKAAISVTPETVTAASASVVELVGEVAAHVTPAPEQPQVRGGGQSQGANAQRKRAAREGQGDRGRSGQGGGGRGRGQGRSTEAPRRDAQPTRGAGHASGGQAAAHGTPKAAPAGGARRTGRRATGGGLSVGSVVRQNGAGRRAGR; encoded by the coding sequence ATGACTGAACCCACGTTCGGCACGCTCGGCGTGCCCGCTCCCCTCGTCGCCGCTCTGGCTGCCGACGGCAAGACCACCGCGTTCCCGATCCAGATCGACACGCTCCCCGACACGCTCGCCGGTCGCGACGTGCTCGGCCGCGGCCGCACCGGCTCGGGCAAGACCCTCGCCTTCTCGATCCCCATGGTCGCCCGCCTCGGGCAGGAGCTCGCCGGCGGCACCCGCCGACGCGGCCGCATCCTCGGCCTCGTGCTCGCCCCGACCCGCGAGCTCGCGACGCAGATCGACCGCGTGCTCGCTCCGCTGGCAGCCGCCTACGGGATGAAGACCGCCACCGTCTTCGGCGGTGTGAACCAGAACCGTCAGGTCGAGGCCATCCGCGCCGGCGCCGACATCGTCGTGGCCTGCCCGGGCCGCCTCGAGGACCTCATGCAGCAGAAGCTCGTGAGCCTCGACGCCGTCGAGATCACCGTCATCGACGAGGCCGACCACATGGCCGACCTCGGCTTCCTGCCCGGGGTCACCCGCATCCTGAACGCGACCCCGCAGGGTTCGCAGCGCCTGCTGTTCAGCGCCACGCTCGACAACGGCGTGGACAAGCTGGTCAACCGCTTCCTGCAGAACGAGGTGCTCCACTCGGTCGACGAGGCGCACTCGCCCGTCACCGCCATGACCCACCACGTGTTCCACGTGCCCGGCTCCGACGAGAAGAAGGAGCTCGTGCGCTTCCTCGCCTCGGGCACCGGCCGTCGCATCCTGTTCCTTCGCACCAAGCACGCCGCGAAGAAGCTCGCCAAGCAGCTGACCTCGCAGGGCATCCCGTCGGTCGACCTGCACGGCAACCTGTCGCAGCCGCAGCGCGACCGCAACCTCGCAGCCTTCTCCGCCGGCACCGCCCGTGTGCTCGTCGCGACCGACGTCGCCGCCCGCGGTGTGCACGTCGACAACGTCGAGCTCGTCGTCCACGTCGACCCGCCCATGGAGCACAAGGCGTACCTGCACCGTTCGGGCCGCACCGCCCGCGCCGGCGCCGAGGGCGCCGTCGTCACGATCGTCCTGCCCGAGCAGCGTCGCGACGTCGACTCGCTGCTGCGCAAGGCCGCGATCTCCGTCACGCCCGAGACCGTGACCGCGGCATCCGCCTCGGTCGTCGAGCTCGTCGGCGAGGTCGCCGCGCACGTCACCCCGGCACCCGAGCAGCCGCAGGTCCGCGGCGGCGGACAGAGCCAGGGTGCCAACGCGCAGCGCAAGCGCGCCGCTCGTGAGGGCCAGGGCGACCGCGGTCGTTCGGGCCAGGGTGGCGGCGGCCGAGGCCGTGGCCAGGGCCGCAGCACCGAGGCCCCGCGTCGCGACGCGCAGCCGACCCGCGGGGCCGGACACGCCTCGGGCGGTCAGGCTGCCGCGCACGGCACCCCGAAGGCAGCCCCGGCCGGCGGCGCGCGTCGCACCGGTCGCCGCGCCACCGGCGGCGGACTGAGCGTCGGATCGGTCGTGCGCCAGAACGGCGCAGGCCGCCGCGCCGGTCGCTGA